The proteins below come from a single Miscanthus floridulus cultivar M001 chromosome 1, ASM1932011v1, whole genome shotgun sequence genomic window:
- the LOC136492808 gene encoding cyclin-P4-1-like yields the protein MTTGDQGAEAAAVPRVVSILSALLQRVAERNDAAAAEGSAVVAAPAAAAGPPRPVSAFQGLTKPAISIGGYLERIFRFASCSPSCYVVAYIYLDRFLRRRPALAVDSFNVHRLLITSVLTAVKFVDDICYNNAYFARVGGISLVEMNYLEVDFLFGIAFDLNVTPAAFASYCAVLQSEMAYLDTPVEAPRLHHCYAANGTSDHHHDDPAGAVATAAAGCHRHSQPQLTV from the exons ATGACGACGGGGGATCAGggggcagaggcggcggcggtgccgcGGGTGGTCTCCATCCTGTCGGCGCTGCTGCAGCGGGTGGCGGAGCGCAACGACGCCGCGGCAGCGGAGGGCAGCGCGGtggtggcggcgccggcggctgCGGCTGGCCCCCCGCGCCCGGTTTCGGCGTTCCAGGGGCTCACCAAGCCGGCCATCTCCATCGGCGGCTACCTGGAGCGCATCTTCCGCTTCGCCAGCTGCAGCCCGTCCTGCTACGTCGTCGCCTACATCTACCTCGACCGCTTCCTGCGGCGCCGCCCCGCGCTCGCCGTCGACTCCTTCAACGTCCACCGACTCCTCATCACCTCCGTCCTCACCGCCGTCAAGTTCGTCGACGACAT ATGCTACAACAACGCCTACTTCGCGCGGGTGGGCGGCATCAGCCTGGTGGAGATGAACTACCTGGAGGTGGACTTCCTCTTCGGCATCGCCTTCGACCTCAACGTCACGCCCGCCGCCTTCGCCTCCTACTGCGCCGTGCTCCAGAGCGAGATGGCCTACCTGGACACGCCGGTCGAGGCGCCCCGGCTGCACCACTGCTACGCCGCCAACGGCACGTCCGATCACCACCACGACGACCCCGCCGGCGCGGTCGCAACAGCAGCGGCCGGCTGCCACCGTCACAGTCAGCCGCAGCTCACCGTCTGA